In the Solanum pennellii chromosome 5, SPENNV200 genome, one interval contains:
- the LOC107019878 gene encoding laccase-12-like: MEAMKNIVKSLSSLCFVCILLLFANVASAKTHHHDFVIQATPVKRLCKTHNSITVNGQFPGPTLEVNNGDTLVVNVVNRARYNVTIHWHGVRQMRTGWADGPEFITQCPIRPGKSYTYRFTIQGQEGTLWWHAHSSWLRATVYGALIIHPKEGGNYPFPKPKRETPIVLGEWWDTNPIDVVRRATRTGAAPNVSDAYTINGQPGDLYKCSKQDTTIVHMDSGETNLLRVINAGLNQQLFFTVANHKLTVVGADANYVKPFTTSVLMLGPGQTTDVLIKADQTPNRYYMAARAYASAQGAPFDNTTTTAILEYKTSSCSSNCAKTNPISPLLPAYNDTATATAFTRKFRSPRKVEVPTEIDENLFITVGLGLENCPTGARSRNCQGPNGTRFAASMNNVSFVLPSNFSLLQAHHQRIPGVFSTDFPAVPPVKFNYTGNVSRSLWQPIRGTKLYKLKYGAKVQVVLQGTGIFTAENHPIHLHGYDFYIIAEGFGNFNPKTDTSKFNLINPPLRNTASVPVNGWTVIRFVADNPGVWIMHCHLDVHITWGLAMAFLVENGVSELESLEAPPVDFPVC; encoded by the exons atggaGGCTATGAAAAACATTGTGAAATCTTTGAGTTCTTTATGTTTTGTATGCATTTTGCTTCTCTTTGCAAATGTAGCATCCGCGAAAACTCATCACCATGATTTTGTT ATTCAAGCAACACCAGTGAAGAGGCTATGCAAAACCCACAACAGCATAACGGTGAATGGACAATTCCCTGGACCAACATTGGAAGTAAACAACGGGGATACTCTGGTGGTTAACGTTGTCAATAGAGCTCGATATAATGTTACTATTCACTG GCACGGCGTTAGGCAAATGAGAACAGGATGGGCAGATGGACCAGAGTTTATTACTCAATGCCCGATTAGACCAGGAAAGAGTTACACTTATCGGTTTACTATTCAAGGACAAGAAGGGACTCTTTGGTGGCACGCTCATAGCTCGTGGCTTAGGGCTACTGTTTATGGAGCTTTAATTATCCATCCAAAAGAAGGCGGAAACTATCCATTTCCTAAGCCCAAAAGAGAAACACCAATTGTGCTTG GTGAGTGGTGGGATACGAACCCTATTGACGTTGTAAGACGAGCAACAAGAACAGGAGCAGCTCCTAATGTATCTGATGCTTACACCATCAATGGTCAACCAGGTGACCTATACAAGTGTTCCAAACAAG ATACAACCATAGTCCATATGGACTCAGGCGAAACCAACCTCCTTCGAGTTATCAATGCTGGATTGAACCAACAGCTTTTCTTTACTGTGGCAAACCACAAGCTTACCGTAGTTGGAGCAGATGCCAATTATGTTAAACCTTTCACAACATCAGTCCTTATGCTCGGACCAGGACAGACAACCGATGTCCTGATCAAAGCTGATCAGACACCAAACAGATACTACATGGCAGCACGTGCCTATGCAAGCGCTCAAGGCGCCCCTTTTGATAATACCACAACGACAGCCATCCTCGAGTACAAGacatcttcttgttcttcaaatTGTGCGAAAACTAATCCCATTTCCCCATTGTTACCAGCATATAACGACACAGCCACTGCTACAGCCTTCACAAGAAAATTCAGAAGCCCAAGAAAGGTCGAGGTCCCAACTGAAATCGATGAAAATCTATTCATCACAGTCGGGCTGGGACTCGAGAACTGCCCAACAGGTGCACGCTCTAGAAACTGTCAAGGTCCAAATGGAACTCGATTCGCTGCCAGTATGAACAATGTATCTTTTGTACTACCATCCAATTTTTCCCTGCTACAAGCACATCACCAACGCATACCTGGTGTTTTCTCAACTGATTTCCCAGCTGTACCACCTGTAAAATTCAATTATACAGGCAACGTAAGCCGATCTCTATGGCAACCTATTCGAGGAACTAAGCTGTACAAACTGAAATATGGGGCAAAAGTGCAAGTTGTGTTACAGGGGACAGGTATCTTCACAGCtgaaaatcatccaattcatCTTCACGGATATGATTTCTACATCATTGCAGAAGGTTTCGGTAACTTCAATCCGAAAACAGACACATCTAAATTCAACCTTATAAATCCACCTCTCAGAAATACAGCAAGTGTACCCGTTAACGGATGGACAGTGATCAGATTTGTCGCGGACAATCCAG GAGTGTGGATAATGCATTGTCATTTGGATGTTCACATTACATGGGGTTTGGCGATGGCGTTCCTCGTGGAAAATGGAGTTAGTGAACTCGAATCGTTGGAGGCTCCTCCCGTAGATTTTCCAGTCTGTTGA